A region of Microbacterium suwonense DNA encodes the following proteins:
- the radA gene encoding DNA repair protein RadA yields MATTRRPAPPAFVCTECGWTTAKWVGRCGECQQWGTVQEQGAKAGILRQTDAVAPAADRAARPITQITTADAPRRSSGVGEFDRVLGGGIVPGAAILLSGEPGVGKSTLLLEVAAATAKSGRRVLYASAEESPAQVRLRAERTGALHEELFLASETDLATILGHIDEVKPDLVIVDSVQTVASGLIDGAAGQPSQVREVAATLIRVAKDRGLPVIIVGHVTKDGQVAGPRVLEHLVDVVCHFEGDRQTALRFIRALKNRFGPTDEVGCFEMTGAGIAEVPDPSGLFLSQGAAEPGTCVAIAMEGRRALPVEVQALTIESTAPNPRRVVHGLDSSRVAMVLAILERRAGIQTSKLDVYVSTVGGVRFTEPAADLAIAVAVAGSIRQLSVPRTVAAVGELSLAGEIRPVTQATQRRSEAARLGYRQVVDDRSKTLRSALSDIRSRMTERRREDDIPPF; encoded by the coding sequence ATGGCCACCACCCGTCGACCCGCACCGCCCGCCTTCGTCTGCACGGAATGCGGCTGGACGACGGCGAAGTGGGTCGGCCGCTGCGGCGAATGCCAGCAGTGGGGCACGGTGCAGGAGCAGGGTGCGAAGGCCGGCATCCTGCGGCAGACGGATGCCGTGGCCCCGGCCGCCGACCGCGCCGCACGCCCGATCACGCAGATCACCACGGCCGACGCCCCGCGGCGCAGCAGCGGCGTCGGCGAGTTCGACCGGGTACTCGGCGGCGGCATCGTGCCGGGCGCCGCGATCCTGCTCAGCGGTGAGCCCGGTGTCGGCAAGTCCACGCTCCTGCTGGAGGTCGCGGCGGCCACGGCGAAGTCCGGGCGCCGCGTGCTGTACGCCAGTGCCGAGGAGTCGCCCGCGCAGGTGCGGCTGCGGGCGGAGCGCACCGGCGCACTGCACGAGGAGCTGTTCCTGGCCAGCGAGACCGATCTGGCCACGATCCTCGGGCATATCGACGAGGTCAAGCCCGACCTGGTGATCGTGGACTCGGTGCAGACCGTGGCATCCGGCCTGATCGACGGCGCAGCCGGGCAGCCCAGCCAGGTGCGCGAGGTGGCGGCCACCCTCATCCGCGTCGCCAAGGACCGCGGCCTGCCCGTGATCATCGTCGGTCATGTCACCAAGGACGGCCAGGTGGCGGGCCCGCGGGTGCTGGAGCATCTCGTCGACGTGGTCTGCCACTTCGAGGGCGATCGGCAGACGGCGCTGCGCTTCATCCGCGCGCTGAAGAACCGCTTCGGGCCGACCGACGAGGTCGGATGCTTCGAGATGACCGGTGCGGGGATCGCCGAGGTGCCCGATCCCAGCGGGCTGTTCCTGTCGCAGGGCGCCGCAGAGCCGGGCACGTGCGTGGCGATCGCGATGGAGGGCAGGCGTGCGCTGCCCGTGGAGGTGCAGGCGCTCACCATCGAGTCGACGGCACCGAATCCACGCCGCGTGGTACACGGCCTGGACTCCTCGCGGGTGGCGATGGTGCTGGCGATCCTTGAGCGCCGTGCCGGCATCCAGACCTCTAAGCTCGACGTCTACGTGTCGACGGTGGGCGGGGTGCGCTTCACCGAGCCGGCGGCGGATCTGGCGATCGCCGTCGCCGTGGCGGGGTCGATCCGACAGCTGTCGGTGCCTCGCACCGTCGCCGCCGTCGGCGAGCTGTCACTGGCAGGCGAGATCCGTCCGGTCACACAGGCGACACAGCGGCGCAGCGAGGCGGCGCGGCTGGGTTACCGGCAGGTGGTCGACGACCGCTCGAAGACGTTGCGCTCCGCGTTGAGCGACATACGCTCGCGCATGACCGAGCGACGCCGCGAAGACGATATCCCTCCGTTCTGA
- a CDS encoding helix-turn-helix domain-containing protein, whose protein sequence is MSPAEAEDEFTGIHCRLDELLAERNMTLTELSARVGVSIVNLSVLKNDRARAIRYSTLRAICEALGCEVGELLVLAPRE, encoded by the coding sequence GTGAGTCCGGCCGAAGCGGAGGACGAGTTCACCGGCATCCACTGCCGTCTGGACGAGCTGCTCGCCGAGCGGAACATGACGCTGACCGAGCTGAGCGCGCGGGTGGGCGTGAGCATCGTGAACCTGTCGGTGCTGAAGAACGATCGGGCGCGGGCGATCCGCTACTCCACTCTGCGGGCGATCTGCGAGGCGCTGGGTTGCGAGGTCGGCGAGCTGCTGGTGCTCGCGCCTCGGGAGTGA
- a CDS encoding dehydrogenase, translating into MAKKRAGAKRPSPGDFRSEALAQALEKQDMAAVALALRNGNTVVPLIKPGPRDNPLDGGEVWTYRDPTTGDVALLLFSDAKNKPANLPPGVGIYSPAWLKSFLVAHRDTITTVFLDIAGPHPMQAPPAELLKALEVSSGS; encoded by the coding sequence ATGGCGAAGAAGAGGGCGGGCGCGAAGCGCCCCAGTCCCGGGGATTTCCGCTCGGAGGCGCTGGCTCAGGCGCTGGAGAAGCAGGACATGGCGGCGGTGGCGCTGGCGTTGCGCAACGGCAACACCGTGGTGCCGCTGATCAAGCCTGGTCCGCGTGATAATCCGCTCGATGGCGGCGAGGTGTGGACCTATCGCGATCCGACCACCGGCGATGTCGCGCTGCTGCTGTTCAGCGACGCCAAGAACAAGCCGGCGAACCTGCCTCCCGGCGTGGGGATCTACTCCCCGGCCTGGCTGAAGTCCTTTCTCGTCGCGCACCGCGACACCATCACCACCGTGTTCCTCGACATTGCAGGGCCGCACCCCATGCAGGCTCCGCCCGCCGAGCTGCTGAAGGCATTGGAGGTCTCGTCCGGATCCTGA
- a CDS encoding YbjQ family protein, producing the protein MFMVTTNDVPGYRITQVLGEVMGITVRAADFGRSITAGFRSLGGGEIPEYTQIMYDSRQVVMQRMWAEAQARGANAVIAMRFDTGAIGTYSEVCGYGTAVIIEPLPA; encoded by the coding sequence ATGTTCATGGTGACGACCAACGATGTCCCCGGCTACCGCATCACCCAGGTGCTCGGCGAGGTGATGGGCATCACCGTGCGCGCGGCGGACTTCGGCCGCAGCATCACCGCGGGCTTCCGCTCACTCGGCGGCGGCGAGATCCCCGAGTACACGCAGATCATGTACGACAGCCGTCAGGTGGTGATGCAGCGAATGTGGGCCGAAGCGCAGGCGCGCGGCGCCAATGCCGTCATCGCCATGCGCTTCGACACCGGTGCCATCGGCACGTACAGCGAGGTGTGCGGCTACGGCACCGCCGTCATCATCGAACCCCTGCCGGCCTGA
- a CDS encoding HNH endonuclease signature motif containing protein, whose product MADFTDVAALIPTLSAHLSDAGDAELARASMMSMTDAEIVAVLRETASLAREVDQIQVLAAGIAAVRSKREHGHSGLSQSRGHRSAAALIQDMTGSTRADANRKVRVGESVIDDTDAASSSGDARASAQPTAAEPWYQPLRDALRDSRLTSSQFDAIQRGLGDPPEVDDRADMDAGATDAGATDADAVDAETVDAESTHMRDAGRAAWRQAAEQLIGEAAERTVEELWQAARTIRDLLDPEGAEARFLDRFEKRSFRTYRGQDGQKRASMVLDDEGDLFIETVLGSALRPRRGGPRFVDPAEKQQAASLVDDQRTNDQLAYDLIMDVLRAGVLADAESVFGTRQAGVRLVQVVDADGAGAPVAHSEDHLISLPGSVAAQHICDSGTVTVTVDSCGNALDVGREQRLFTPKQRIAFAIRDGGCRWRGCDRPASYCEAHHIDEWMRDRGRTDIDRGILLCRYHHMTLHHGRWRITRDGKDDFVLHHRSGEAFPMRPRAALSCAWGGIDPPPKRFRPAA is encoded by the coding sequence ATGGCTGATTTCACCGATGTTGCAGCGCTGATCCCCACACTCAGCGCTCACCTCTCCGACGCCGGTGACGCGGAACTCGCCCGCGCGTCGATGATGTCGATGACGGATGCCGAGATCGTCGCGGTTCTCCGGGAGACGGCGTCCCTGGCGCGGGAGGTCGATCAGATCCAGGTGCTGGCGGCGGGCATCGCCGCAGTGCGGTCGAAGCGCGAGCACGGGCACTCCGGGCTCTCGCAGTCGCGTGGGCATCGCTCGGCTGCCGCGCTCATCCAGGACATGACCGGATCGACCAGGGCTGACGCCAACCGCAAGGTGCGGGTGGGGGAGTCGGTGATAGACGACACGGATGCGGCGAGCTCGTCCGGCGATGCGCGGGCGAGCGCGCAGCCGACTGCAGCGGAGCCCTGGTACCAGCCCCTGCGCGACGCACTGCGTGACAGCCGCCTGACGTCCTCGCAGTTCGATGCGATTCAGCGCGGGTTGGGTGATCCGCCGGAGGTGGACGATCGGGCGGACATGGATGCCGGTGCGACGGATGCTGGTGCGACGGATGCCGACGCGGTGGATGCTGAGACGGTGGATGCTGAGAGCACCCACATGCGCGATGCCGGGCGTGCGGCCTGGCGGCAGGCGGCGGAGCAGCTCATCGGTGAAGCCGCCGAGCGCACGGTCGAAGAACTGTGGCAGGCGGCGCGGACGATCCGCGACCTGCTCGATCCGGAGGGGGCCGAGGCGCGGTTCCTCGACAGGTTCGAGAAGCGCTCCTTTCGCACGTACCGGGGGCAGGACGGGCAGAAGCGCGCGAGCATGGTGCTCGATGACGAGGGTGATCTGTTCATCGAGACCGTGCTCGGGTCGGCGCTGAGGCCGCGACGCGGTGGTCCACGATTCGTGGATCCCGCAGAGAAGCAGCAGGCCGCCTCTCTGGTGGATGACCAGCGAACCAACGACCAGCTCGCCTACGACTTGATCATGGACGTGTTGCGCGCCGGTGTGCTCGCCGATGCCGAGAGTGTGTTCGGCACTCGTCAGGCCGGCGTGCGACTTGTGCAGGTTGTGGATGCAGACGGCGCTGGGGCGCCGGTCGCTCACAGCGAGGACCATCTGATTTCACTGCCTGGCTCGGTCGCGGCGCAGCACATCTGCGACAGCGGAACGGTCACGGTCACCGTCGACTCCTGCGGCAACGCGCTGGACGTGGGGCGCGAGCAGCGACTGTTCACGCCGAAGCAGCGCATCGCGTTCGCGATCCGAGATGGCGGATGCCGTTGGCGCGGCTGCGACCGCCCGGCCTCCTACTGCGAAGCGCATCACATCGATGAATGGATGCGAGATCGGGGAAGAACCGACATCGATCGCGGCATTCTGCTGTGCCGATATCACCACATGACGCTCCATCACGGCAGGTGGCGGATCACCCGCGACGGCAAAGACGACTTCGTCCTGCACCACAGGTCAGGTGAGGCGTTCCCCATGCGACCGCGCGCGGCATTGAGCTGTGCATGGGGTGGGATCGATCCGCCACCGAAGCGCTTCAGACCTGCGGCATGA
- a CDS encoding TRAFAC clade GTPase domain-containing protein yields MKNMVDQHIAVFGESGSGKTVLLSSFYGPTQEKGFAERNRFNVVAESQTQAVSLYQNYVGMRDSRILPEPTQFRSTAYSFLLKMAVRTPGAQKNKPSHDMMRVVWHDYPGEWFEKDVSGEEADRRVEGFRELLGSDVAILLVDAQRLIDNAGQEHAYLKSLFFNYRQGFEALKDSILDDGSPLTRFPRIWMIALSKADLLPDLDVHALKDLVIGKAGADLARLNETISSMVQAPDALSVGDDFLLLSSAKFTPEEIRLEDRIGLDLILPIASVLPYERHLRWVNAKQLPVEVGKRLLSSADALAGVLGGVLGLLARRAPVRIRPVVGLVAGFLSKDKVEQFVEMGRDRLEEVERTAVEKREYLIATLAKFRIDLQAGEADDVLLRSLR; encoded by the coding sequence ATGAAGAATATGGTCGACCAGCACATCGCCGTGTTCGGTGAGAGCGGCAGTGGCAAGACCGTGCTGCTCTCATCCTTTTATGGTCCCACGCAGGAGAAGGGGTTCGCCGAACGCAACCGCTTCAACGTCGTCGCGGAGAGCCAGACGCAGGCGGTTTCGCTGTACCAGAACTATGTCGGTATGAGGGACTCCCGCATCCTGCCCGAACCCACACAGTTCCGCTCCACGGCATATTCTTTCCTGCTCAAGATGGCTGTGAGAACGCCCGGGGCGCAGAAGAACAAACCGTCGCACGACATGATGCGGGTCGTCTGGCACGACTACCCTGGCGAGTGGTTCGAGAAGGATGTCTCGGGCGAAGAGGCGGATCGGCGGGTCGAAGGGTTCCGGGAACTCCTCGGCTCTGATGTCGCCATCCTTCTCGTAGACGCGCAGCGCCTGATCGACAACGCAGGTCAGGAGCATGCCTATCTCAAGTCGCTGTTCTTCAACTACCGCCAAGGGTTCGAAGCGTTGAAGGACAGTATCCTCGATGACGGTTCACCGCTCACGCGTTTTCCTCGTATCTGGATGATCGCGCTTTCCAAGGCGGACCTTCTCCCCGATCTCGACGTCCACGCCCTCAAAGACCTGGTCATCGGCAAGGCTGGCGCGGATCTCGCTCGGCTCAACGAAACGATCTCCTCTATGGTTCAAGCGCCCGACGCACTCTCTGTCGGCGATGATTTCCTGCTCCTGTCGTCGGCGAAGTTCACCCCGGAGGAGATTCGACTGGAAGACCGCATCGGCCTCGACCTGATCCTGCCGATCGCGTCGGTTCTGCCGTATGAGAGGCACTTGCGCTGGGTGAACGCGAAGCAGCTGCCGGTCGAGGTCGGCAAGCGCCTGCTCAGCAGTGCGGATGCCCTGGCTGGTGTTCTCGGCGGAGTGCTCGGTTTGCTGGCACGGCGCGCTCCGGTCAGGATCCGCCCCGTGGTCGGGCTCGTTGCCGGTTTCCTCTCGAAGGACAAGGTTGAGCAGTTCGTCGAGATGGGACGGGACAGGCTCGAAGAAGTCGAGCGGACCGCCGTCGAGAAGCGCGAGTACCTCATCGCAACTTTGGCGAAGTTTCGTATCGACCTCCAGGCGGGCGAAGCGGACGATGTGCTGCTGCGAAGCCTGCGATGA